Below is a genomic region from Vibrio cortegadensis.
ATGCATTGAACCATCTTTTCAGCCACTCGAGGATCTACTGGACATGTTGCTGAATAGTCAAAATAAATAGGCAGTTTCATTCTCTACTCCAATGTAAACATGGTCGCTTATGAGCGAACATTGACACCGATGGGAGCGGTGCTTGTATTTTTTTGTGCAAACCCATGATTTACCGCAAGATCAATGTCTTGTCGGCCTGAAATTTCTAACACTTCATTATCTTCCATCAACTCTCCAAGAGTGATGTTATTTAAGAAGTCGCTAATGCGTGAACTTAAATCGCGCCAAAGTGTATGAGTAAGACAGCGAGTGCCACCCTGGCAACCCTCTCGCCCATGGCACTTAGTTGCATCTACTGATTCATCGACGGCGGCAATCACGGTTCCAATCGCGATATCATTGGCATCTGCGCCTAAACGATATCCACCACCAGGGCCACGTACACTTGCCACTAAACCCGCTTTACGTAACTTGGAAAATAACTGCTCTAAATATGAGAGTGAAATACCTTGTCGCTCTGAAATATCAGCCAGAGGCACGGGGTTATTTGTCGAATGCAATGCAACATCCAGCATGGCTGTCACCGCATATCTTCCTTTAGATGTAAGTTTCATACCATCACCGTATCCACATTGATTATGTGGATACGATTTTTCCATACCCGACTATTTTAGTCAAGTATTTATTTGACTGTTTTAGTCAAGTATTTAACCCTAATATAAAAGCGGCTATTTTGAGCTATTTATGCTTCTTTCTACAGAGGTCAAAACACCTCTTAAGGTATTGATCTCTTGTAACTCTGGTCTAGCTCGGCTAAATAATCGACGTAATTTATTCATCACTTGCCCAGGCTGTTCCTTAGAGATGAATTGGGTATCCAACATCACTTTTTCAAGGTGTTCATAGAACATTTCTAGCTCTTTGTGACGTGGGTACTCTTCTTGTTCTTGAGGTGCATATTGGCTTTTCTCTCTTTCAAGATGTGCAACCCTAATTTCATAGCTTAAGGTTTGTACTGCCATTGCTAAATTCAATGAACTGTATTCTGGGTTAGCAGGTATACAAACGTGGAAGTGACATTTTTGCAGCTCTTCATTAGTAAGACCTGTACGCTCACGACCAAAAATAAGTGCCACTGGGTGCTTTTCACCCTCTACGGAAAACTTTTCACCGCACTCTCTTGGTTCTAGCATTGGCCACTCTAAAGTACGTGAACGAGCACTTGATCCTACAACTAAACCACAATCTGCGATTGCTTCATCTAACGTCTCAACGATTTGAGCGTTCATTGCAATATCCCCAGCCCCGGCAGCCAATGCCATCGTTTGTGAATCAACTTCACACTGGGGAGCCACCAATACCATTTGGTTAA
It encodes:
- the iscR gene encoding Fe-S cluster assembly transcriptional regulator IscR, coding for MKLTSKGRYAVTAMLDVALHSTNNPVPLADISERQGISLSYLEQLFSKLRKAGLVASVRGPGGGYRLGADANDIAIGTVIAAVDESVDATKCHGREGCQGGTRCLTHTLWRDLSSRISDFLNNITLGELMEDNEVLEISGRQDIDLAVNHGFAQKNTSTAPIGVNVRS
- the trmJ gene encoding tRNA (cytosine(32)/uridine(32)-2'-O)-methyltransferase TrmJ, which codes for MLDNVKVVLVGTSHPGNIGSAARAMKVMGLNQMVLVAPQCEVDSQTMALAAGAGDIAMNAQIVETLDEAIADCGLVVGSSARSRTLEWPMLEPRECGEKFSVEGEKHPVALIFGRERTGLTNEELQKCHFHVCIPANPEYSSLNLAMAVQTLSYEIRVAHLEREKSQYAPQEQEEYPRHKELEMFYEHLEKVMLDTQFISKEQPGQVMNKLRRLFSRARPELQEINTLRGVLTSVERSINSSK